A single window of Nicotiana tomentosiformis chromosome 1, ASM39032v3, whole genome shotgun sequence DNA harbors:
- the LOC104109980 gene encoding uncharacterized protein: MFFDGYGYHGRSFEQTYRCYPASFIDKPQLENGDKIIMPPSALDRLASLHIDYPMLFELRNAAAERVSHCGVLEFIAEEGMIYMPYWMMQNLFLQEGDIVTVKNVTLPKGKYVKLQPHTKDFLDISNPKAILETTLRNFSCLTTGDSIMVAYNNKKYYIDIVETKPSNGISIIETDCEVDFAPPLDYKEPERVVPSHPSKAPAEGQEAAAEVEDPKFNPFTGEARRLDGKPLKQQPPPLSSSGSSDKRTNVTNGSGKSAAAAASSQTSSRQLQGKLVFGSNANRAPEKQKEPVKEEPEKKEEPKFQAFSGKKYSLRG; encoded by the exons ATG TTTTTTGATGGATATGGATATCATGGAAGATCATTTGAACAGACGTACCGGTGTTATCCTGCATCATTCATTGATAAG CCCCAGTTAGAAAATGGAGACAAAA ttATAATGCCTCCCTCTGCTCTTGATCGCCTAG CATCACTTCACATTGATTACCCAATGTTGTTTGAGCTTCGAAACGCTGCAGCAGAGCGGGTTTCTCACTGTGGGGTTTTGGAGTTCATTGCAGAAGAGGGCATGATATATATGCCATACTGG ATGATGCAAAATTTATTCCTACAAGAAGGAGATATTGTTACAGTGAAAAATGTAACACTTCCTAAGGGGAAATATGTCAAGTTGCAACCGCACACAAAGGATTTTTTGGATATTTCGAACCCAAAGGCCAT CTTGGAGACGACACTCAGAAACTTTTCCTGCTTAACGACCGGAGATAGTATTATGGTGGCTTACAACAACAAAAAGTATTACATAGACATTGTGGAGACAAAACCTTCTAATGGAATAAGTATTATTGAGACAGACTGCGAAGTAGACTTTGCTCCTCCTCTTGATTATAAAGAACCTGAAAGAGTGGTTCCTTCTCATCCAAGCAAGGCTCCAGCAGAAG GTCAAGAGGCTGCAGCTGAAGTAGAAGACCCAAAATTCAACCCTTTTACTGGTGAAGCGAGACGTTTGGATGGGAAACCATTAAAACAGCAACCTCCACCTTTATCCTCCTCTGGATCCTCAGACAAGCGAACCAATGTTACTAATGGCAGTGGGAAgtctgctgctgctgctgcaaGCTCTCAAACTTCTAGTCGTCAGTTACAGGGGAAGCTTGTATTTGGCTCAAATGCAAATCGCGCTCCTGAAAAACAGAAG GAACCCGTGAAAGAGGAACCTGAAAAGAAAGAAGAACCCAAGTTTCAGGCTTTCTCTGGGAAAAAGTATTCTTTGAGGGGTTAA